A portion of the Verrucomicrobiota bacterium genome contains these proteins:
- a CDS encoding amidohydrolase — protein MTIDVHSHYWRFPADFSADFIRQAQRARGGQPVDLRVSFEDYAASAPADTRTIVFGGKARLSGL, from the coding sequence ATGACCATTGACGTCCACTCGCACTACTGGCGGTTCCCGGCGGACTTCTCCGCCGACTTCATCCGGCAGGCGCAACGGGCGCGCGGCGGGCAACCGGTGGACTTGCGCGTCAGCTTCGAGGACTACGCGGCCAGCGCGCCGGCGGACACGCGCACCATCGTCTTCGGCGGCAAGGCGCGCCTGAGCGGCTTGC